A genomic window from Silene latifolia isolate original U9 population chromosome Y, ASM4854445v1, whole genome shotgun sequence includes:
- the LOC141631947 gene encoding uncharacterized protein LOC141631947 — translation MAPFEALYGRKYRSPICWDDSAERRILGPDMVQEMIEQVQVIRQKMKAAQDRQKSYANLRRSEIESNINDKWRMYVSDPSHVLEIESIELDEQLTYEEVPKETLDTKIRKIRNGEVALVKVLWSNHEVEEPTWET, via the exons ATGGCTCCTTTTGAAGCTCTTTATGGGAGGAAGTACAGAAgcccgatttgctgggatgatagtgcAGAAAGGAGAATCTTAGGACCCGATATGGTGCAAGAGATGATTGAGCAAGTACAAGTGATAAGGCAGAAGATGAAAGCTGCACAGGATCGGCAGAAAAGTTATGCAAATTTGAGAAGATCTGAAATTGAGTCCAATATTAATGATAAG TGGAGGAtgtatgttagtgatccgtcacatgtgctgGAAATTGAAAGCATTGAGTTAGATGAGCAGTTGACGTATGAAGAAGTCCCAAAGGAGACACTTGACACTAAGATTCGAAAAATCAGAAATGGTGAAGTGGCATTGGTGAAagttttatggtctaatcatgaaGTGGAGGAACCTACTTGGGAAACATAA